CGAGGTGGTGAGTTCCACAGTCATAAGAAGGAATATATCCGAGGGCAACGTGAGAGCGGTAATACCGATGCTGGGAAGACCGTACAGCATGACCGGTGAGGTCGTGTCAGGAAAACAGCTTGGGAGAACTATCGGAATCCCAACTGCAAATATGCTGCCGCAGGATCATAAGCTATATCCGCCAGCGGGGGTGTATGCATCCAGGATAAAGATCGTAAAAGGCGAACATGCAGGTCACGAGGATCCGTTCAGGATGTATATGGGAATCACCAATATAGGTGATAATCCTACGGTGAATGATAATGGCAATATAACCATAGAGACCAATATATTTGATTTTGACAGGGATATATATGGCAATATCATAAAAGTTGAGCTTATACAGAAAATTCGCGGCGAGAAGAAATTTGCAGGTATTGAGGAATTAAAGAAACAGATGTCAAACGACATAGATGCAGCAAAAAAAATAATTGTAGATAGTAAATTGGTAAAATAGCACAGAAAACATTGGCAAAAATGCGGATAAATAATGACTGGTTATTTGTTCTCATGAAGGTGTTTTCTGTGCTATATTTTTAATAATAGGGTATTTTTTAGGAGGAAAAAGGAAGTACAAGGAGGAAAAGAAAATGAGAAAGGGAACAGGGAGCAGAATCCTGGCGTATGTTCTCACCTTATGCATGATCATCGGCAGTATAACCTGGCCGGAGATCACAGCTAAGGCGGAGACTATCACAAAGGATCTGAAACCGGACACCGGCTGGAAGACGGTGACTGCGGCAACAGATGAGTGGAGTGATTATGGAAAGGCGGAGATCAGGTTTTCGCCGTCATCAGATCTTGCATCTATGAAGGCTATTGCGGATGCGGGATACAAGACGCTCAAGATCACATATGCGGTTGATACATTTACCGCTGCAAGTGGACAGAATGCGGGAGTTATGCCATTTGCATCATATGGGTCTTCATGGTCAAATAATGACAAGTGGATCGATCTGTCCAAGACCGGTCAGTTTGAGACCGTACTTGATCTGGCATCTATCAGCACAACCAGCACGGAGAAGGTGGCATTTGGTATACAGGTTGCCAATCTTCAGGAGAACAGCACGATCAAGTTCAGGATCGTGTCAGCGGTTCTCTCAGGAACAAAGAGCACCTCGGGCGGTTCGTCAGGGGAGTCAGGCGGTTCAGGCGACAGCGGATCAGGCAGTGCAGATCTTGATTCAATTGGAAACACAAGTTCAAGCGTAACTGCAAGCCTTGCCGATGGAGATGGAACAGCCAAGGGAGATGGCTACTACGAGACAGAGATAACGATAAATAACAAGAGCAATTCATACATAGCTGACTGGATAGCGGTAGCTGATGTGAATGGTTCGGTAACTGCAGTTAAGGATTACAGCAGCTGGTCAGCTCTTAAGGGTGTATTCAGTGATGGAAAGCTGTACATATATCCAAACACATCCAAGAAGTCAGGTGCAGTAAATGCCGGTTCGAGCGTGAGATATTCAAAGCTTGGCTACACAGGTACGGCAAACGGTGTGTCTATAACAGGTGTCAAGGTGTACTACAGCTCACAGTCAGGTGCATTTGACTCATTTATCGGTTCGCTTTCATCATCATCTGGCGGAGCCGGGGACAACACAGGTGAGATCAATACGGATGTTGAGTACAATTATGCAAAGCTTCTTCAGGAGTCACTGTATCTTTATGATGCGAATATGTGCGGAAGTGATGTATCTGCAAAGAGTGAGTTCTCTTGGAGATCAAACTGTCATACTGAGGATGCAAAAACAACATATAATGGAAAGACTGTGGATGTCAGCGGTGGATACCATGATGCGGGAGATCATGCCAAGTTTGGTCTGCCACAGGCATATTCGGCTACAGTTCTAGGACTTGCGCACATGGAGTTTGCCGAGGCATTTGCGGATACTGCTACAGAGGCACACTACAAGAGGATCATGGACAGATTCGTTGAT
This sequence is a window from Coprococcus eutactus. Protein-coding genes within it:
- a CDS encoding bifunctional riboflavin kinase/FAD synthetase is translated as MIYIKNTKKIQLNSTERTAVALGKFDGIHQGHMLLIEQVLKLQKHGYMGVVFTFDMRENHVFDVSNMKTIYTSEEKAQVVSDTGVDVLVEYPFDDAFAATEPEAFIRDILVGMMRAGYVVVGSDYRFGRDRKGDVETLKSHAEEYGYKVIVIDKLEQDDEVVSSTVIRRNISEGNVRAVIPMLGRPYSMTGEVVSGKQLGRTIGIPTANMLPQDHKLYPPAGVYASRIKIVKGEHAGHEDPFRMYMGITNIGDNPTVNDNGNITIETNIFDFDRDIYGNIIKVELIQKIRGEKKFAGIEELKKQMSNDIDAAKKIIVDSKLVK